From a single Solenopsis invicta isolate M01_SB chromosome 6, UNIL_Sinv_3.0, whole genome shotgun sequence genomic region:
- the LOC105200857 gene encoding uncharacterized protein LOC105200857, with protein sequence MMLVPLAVVLLAAFANAEPAINEARPHSNRPGRFLSLPIPQKCANRPKQFNFRGHNYFYSGHVPAHANQKVDWLDARNICREYCMDLISMETQEENNMIFRLIQQNDVPYIWTSGRLCDFKGCENRPDLEPKALYGWFWSANREKMTPTNQAPNGWSFNPWSQTGHKKVRQPDNAEYDINGTNESCMSVLNNVYNDGIAWHDVACYHEKPFVCEDSEELLNYVASTNRGIRL encoded by the exons ATGATGCTGGTGCCGCTGGCCGTAGTGCTCCTCGCGGCGTTCGCCAACGCCGAGCCAGCGATCAATGAAGCCCGACCGCACAGTAACCGACCTGGAAGATTCTTGTCTCTTCCGATACCGCAAAAGTGCGCAAATC GGCCGAAGCAGTTTAACTTCCGAGGGCACAACTATTTCTACAGCGGGCATGTGCCGGCTCACGCCAATCAAAAGGTGGACTGGTTAGACGCTAGAAACATTTGCAGGGAGTACTGCATGGATCTCATTTCGATGGAAACCCAAGAAGAGAATAATATGATCTTTAGGCTCATCCAGCAGA ACGACGTTCCTTACATTTGGACGTCTGGACGTCTTTGCGACTTCAAGGGCTGCGAAAATCGACCTGACTTAGAGCCCAAGGCCCTGTACGGCTGGTTCTGGTCGGCGAACCGTGAGAAGATGACACCCACCAACCAGGCGCCGAATGGTTGGAGCTTTAACCCATGGTCACAGACCGGCCACAAGAAGGTCAGGCAGCCAGACAACGCCGAGTATGATATCAACGGCACCAACGAATCCTGCATGTCCGTCCTGAACAACGTTTACAACGACGGCATCGCCTGGCATGACGTCGCGTGTTACCATGAGAAACCATTCGTCTGCGAGGACTCTGAGGAGTTGCTCAACTACGTGGCCAGCACCAACCGCGGTATTCGCCTCTAA
- the LOC105200867 gene encoding signal transducing adapter molecule 1 isoform X3, with protein sequence MGLFPTSSPFDADVEKATNENNVTEEWGKIMDICDKVGTSSQNAKDCLRSIVKRLYCQDPHVVMQAITLLDACASNCGKIFHLEIASRDFENDLRKLINHPQSKIVDKIKALLKKWVEGDFKTDPQLNLIPSLYNKLRSEGHDFSSVSDTPKRSSTLSRDPNVVTNSQEESDIAKAIQLSLQESKVHTQSTSSHSSPASKKSTSLYPSVNSVLGASSTSQEGRKVRALYDFEAAEDNELTFLAGEIINILDDSHPNWWKGSNQRGEGLFPSNFVTADLSVEPEEFTKLEHSNKKLVQFAEEVEVKMVKREPEVVEVEIDEKKMDRLLHLFHEADPQCDTSDPQEMLDLEEQVTAMGPLIDAALEKVDRRHAQLTQLSSDLVDALNLYHTLMREPPTPSGYTLPKMQPHINPYPFHNPGPPPTHMFNGMPPSPFPTGAGSGPVGPYNASLPSHEYMGPTSMPNISLPPHFHVQSGPHQHPPGPPQGSSLPPPDQNNLPYQPQGVDRGNSENGTRALTTSCSTDDID encoded by the exons ATGGGCCTCTTCCCGACCTCCTCGCCCTTCGACGCTGATGTCG AAAAGGCAACCAACGAGAATAATGTGACGGAAGAATGGGGAAAGATAATGGACATCTGTGACAAAGTAGGTACCTCCAGTCAAAACGCCAAGGACTGTTTGCGTTCTATCGTTAAGAGATTATACTGTCAGGACCCTCATGTGGTCATGCAAGCTATAACA TTGTTGGATGCCTGTGCCAGCAATTGTGGAAAAATTTTCCACTTGGAAATTGCGTCCAGAGATTTTGAAAATGACCTGAGAAAGCTTATTAAtcatccgcagtcaaaaatagtaGATAAAATTAAGGCGCTCTTAAAAAAATGGGTGGAGGGTGATTTTAAGACAGATCCGCAATTGAATCTAATCCCAAGTTTGTATAATAAACTCAGAAGTGAAGGCCATGACTTTTCCTCTGTCTCAGATACG CCAAAACGTTCTAGCACTCTGAGCAGAGATCCTAATGTAGTAACAAATTCACAAGAAGAATCAGATATTGCAAaag ccATACAACTTTCATTGCAAGAAAGTAAAGTTCATACTCAAAGCACTTCGTCGCATAGCTCACCAGCCTCCAAAAAAAGTACTAGTTTATATCCTAGTGTAAATTCGGTACTTGGAGCAAGTAGCACCTCTCAGGAAGGCAGAAAAGTACGTGCTCTGTATGATTTTGAAGCTGCTGAGGATAACGAATTGACATTCTTAGCAGGAGAAATAA ttaatattttggATGATTCTCATCCAAATTGGTGGAAGGGCAGCAATCAAAGAGGCGAAGGACTTTTTCCCTCTAACTTTGTTACTGCTGATTTGTCTGTTGAACCAGAAGAGTTTACAA AATTGGAACATAGTAACAAAAAATTAGTCCAATTTGCGGAAGAAGTAGAAGTAAAAATGGTCAAACGTGAGCCAGAAGTGGTGGAAGTTGAAATAGATGAAAAGAAAATGGATAGATTATTACATCTGTTTCATGAAGCTGATCCACAATGTGATACCTCCGATCCTCAGGAAATGCTTGATTTAGAAG AACAAGTTACGGCGATGGGACCTTTGATTGACGCAGCTTTGGAAAAAGTGGATAGGCGGCATGCACAGCTTACGCAATTAAGTTCTGATTTGGTTGACGCTCTTAATCTGTACCATACCCTGATGAGAGAACCTCCGACACCGTCTGGCTACACTCTGCCTAAAATGCAGCCACATATAAATCCTTATCCATTCCACAATCCGGGACCACCACCAACGCAC ATGTTTAATGGTATGCCGCCTTCTCCGTTTCCCACTGGTGCCGGCTCGGGCCCGGTGGGGCCGTATAACGCGAGTTTGCCGAGCCACGAATACATGGGTCCTACCAGTATGCCAAACATCTCATTACCCCCACATTTTCACGTGCAATCTGGACCCCATCAACATCCGCCTGGACCTCCACAAGGGTCATCTTTACCGCCGCCTGATCAAAATAATCTCCCTTATCAACCACAAGG CGTAGACCGTGGAAACTCCGAGAATGGAACTCGGGCCTTAACCACGAGTTGCAGCACGGATGACATTGACTAG
- the LOC105200867 gene encoding signal transducing adapter molecule 1 isoform X4: MGLFPTSSPFDADVEKATNENNVTEEWGKIMDICDKVGTSSQNAKDCLRSIVKRLYCQDPHVVMQAITLLDACASNCGKIFHLEIASRDFENDLRKLINHPQSKIVDKIKALLKKWVEGDFKTDPQLNLIPSLYNKLRSEGHDFSSVSDTPKRSSTLSRDPNVVTNSQEESDIAKAIQLSLQESKVHTQSTSSHSSPASKKSTSLYPSVNSVLGASSTSQEGRKVRALYDFEAAEDNELTFLAGEIINILDDSHPNWWKGSNQRGEGLFPSNFVTADLSVEPEEFTKLEHSNKKLVQFAEEVEVKMVKREPEVVEVEIDEKKMDRLLHLFHEADPQCDTSDPQEMLDLEEQVTAMGPLIDAALEKVDRRHAQLTQLSSDLVDALNLYHTLMREPPTPSGYTLPKMQPHINPYPFHNPGPPPTHMFNGMPPSPFPTGAGSGPVGPYNASLPSHEYMGPTSMPNISLPPHFHVQSGPHQHPPGPPQGSSLPPPDQNNLPYQPQGN; encoded by the exons ATGGGCCTCTTCCCGACCTCCTCGCCCTTCGACGCTGATGTCG AAAAGGCAACCAACGAGAATAATGTGACGGAAGAATGGGGAAAGATAATGGACATCTGTGACAAAGTAGGTACCTCCAGTCAAAACGCCAAGGACTGTTTGCGTTCTATCGTTAAGAGATTATACTGTCAGGACCCTCATGTGGTCATGCAAGCTATAACA TTGTTGGATGCCTGTGCCAGCAATTGTGGAAAAATTTTCCACTTGGAAATTGCGTCCAGAGATTTTGAAAATGACCTGAGAAAGCTTATTAAtcatccgcagtcaaaaatagtaGATAAAATTAAGGCGCTCTTAAAAAAATGGGTGGAGGGTGATTTTAAGACAGATCCGCAATTGAATCTAATCCCAAGTTTGTATAATAAACTCAGAAGTGAAGGCCATGACTTTTCCTCTGTCTCAGATACG CCAAAACGTTCTAGCACTCTGAGCAGAGATCCTAATGTAGTAACAAATTCACAAGAAGAATCAGATATTGCAAaag ccATACAACTTTCATTGCAAGAAAGTAAAGTTCATACTCAAAGCACTTCGTCGCATAGCTCACCAGCCTCCAAAAAAAGTACTAGTTTATATCCTAGTGTAAATTCGGTACTTGGAGCAAGTAGCACCTCTCAGGAAGGCAGAAAAGTACGTGCTCTGTATGATTTTGAAGCTGCTGAGGATAACGAATTGACATTCTTAGCAGGAGAAATAA ttaatattttggATGATTCTCATCCAAATTGGTGGAAGGGCAGCAATCAAAGAGGCGAAGGACTTTTTCCCTCTAACTTTGTTACTGCTGATTTGTCTGTTGAACCAGAAGAGTTTACAA AATTGGAACATAGTAACAAAAAATTAGTCCAATTTGCGGAAGAAGTAGAAGTAAAAATGGTCAAACGTGAGCCAGAAGTGGTGGAAGTTGAAATAGATGAAAAGAAAATGGATAGATTATTACATCTGTTTCATGAAGCTGATCCACAATGTGATACCTCCGATCCTCAGGAAATGCTTGATTTAGAAG AACAAGTTACGGCGATGGGACCTTTGATTGACGCAGCTTTGGAAAAAGTGGATAGGCGGCATGCACAGCTTACGCAATTAAGTTCTGATTTGGTTGACGCTCTTAATCTGTACCATACCCTGATGAGAGAACCTCCGACACCGTCTGGCTACACTCTGCCTAAAATGCAGCCACATATAAATCCTTATCCATTCCACAATCCGGGACCACCACCAACGCAC ATGTTTAATGGTATGCCGCCTTCTCCGTTTCCCACTGGTGCCGGCTCGGGCCCGGTGGGGCCGTATAACGCGAGTTTGCCGAGCCACGAATACATGGGTCCTACCAGTATGCCAAACATCTCATTACCCCCACATTTTCACGTGCAATCTGGACCCCATCAACATCCGCCTGGACCTCCACAAGGGTCATCTTTACCGCCGCCTGATCAAAATAATCTCCCTTATCAACCACAAGG GAATTGA
- the LOC105200867 gene encoding signal transducing adapter molecule 1 isoform X2 produces the protein MGLFPTSSPFDADVEKATNENNVTEEWGKIMDICDKVGTSSQNAKDCLRSIVKRLYCQDPHVVMQAITLLDACASNCGKIFHLEIASRDFENDLRKLINHPQSKIVDKIKALLKKWVEGDFKTDPQLNLIPSLYNKLRSEGHDFSSVSDTPKRSSTLSRDPNVVTNSQEESDIAKAIQLSLQESKVHTQSTSSHSSPASKKSTSLYPSVNSVLGASSTSQEGRKVRALYDFEAAEDNELTFLAGEIINILDDSHPNWWKGSNQRGEGLFPSNFVTADLSVEPEEFTKLEHSNKKLVQFAEEVEVKMVKREPEVVEVEIDEKKMDRLLHLFHEADPQCDTSDPQEMLDLEEQVTAMGPLIDAALEKVDRRHAQLTQLSSDLVDALNLYHTLMREPPTPSGYTLPKMQPHINPYPFHNPGPPPTHMFNGMPPSPFPTGAGSGPVGPYNASLPSHEYMGPTSMPNISLPPHFHVQSGPHQHPPGPPQGSSLPPPDQNNLPYQPQGYPPQSGPAPGPYGPPGPTGPSVNQQSQYTPSNGQHMM, from the exons ATGGGCCTCTTCCCGACCTCCTCGCCCTTCGACGCTGATGTCG AAAAGGCAACCAACGAGAATAATGTGACGGAAGAATGGGGAAAGATAATGGACATCTGTGACAAAGTAGGTACCTCCAGTCAAAACGCCAAGGACTGTTTGCGTTCTATCGTTAAGAGATTATACTGTCAGGACCCTCATGTGGTCATGCAAGCTATAACA TTGTTGGATGCCTGTGCCAGCAATTGTGGAAAAATTTTCCACTTGGAAATTGCGTCCAGAGATTTTGAAAATGACCTGAGAAAGCTTATTAAtcatccgcagtcaaaaatagtaGATAAAATTAAGGCGCTCTTAAAAAAATGGGTGGAGGGTGATTTTAAGACAGATCCGCAATTGAATCTAATCCCAAGTTTGTATAATAAACTCAGAAGTGAAGGCCATGACTTTTCCTCTGTCTCAGATACG CCAAAACGTTCTAGCACTCTGAGCAGAGATCCTAATGTAGTAACAAATTCACAAGAAGAATCAGATATTGCAAaag ccATACAACTTTCATTGCAAGAAAGTAAAGTTCATACTCAAAGCACTTCGTCGCATAGCTCACCAGCCTCCAAAAAAAGTACTAGTTTATATCCTAGTGTAAATTCGGTACTTGGAGCAAGTAGCACCTCTCAGGAAGGCAGAAAAGTACGTGCTCTGTATGATTTTGAAGCTGCTGAGGATAACGAATTGACATTCTTAGCAGGAGAAATAA ttaatattttggATGATTCTCATCCAAATTGGTGGAAGGGCAGCAATCAAAGAGGCGAAGGACTTTTTCCCTCTAACTTTGTTACTGCTGATTTGTCTGTTGAACCAGAAGAGTTTACAA AATTGGAACATAGTAACAAAAAATTAGTCCAATTTGCGGAAGAAGTAGAAGTAAAAATGGTCAAACGTGAGCCAGAAGTGGTGGAAGTTGAAATAGATGAAAAGAAAATGGATAGATTATTACATCTGTTTCATGAAGCTGATCCACAATGTGATACCTCCGATCCTCAGGAAATGCTTGATTTAGAAG AACAAGTTACGGCGATGGGACCTTTGATTGACGCAGCTTTGGAAAAAGTGGATAGGCGGCATGCACAGCTTACGCAATTAAGTTCTGATTTGGTTGACGCTCTTAATCTGTACCATACCCTGATGAGAGAACCTCCGACACCGTCTGGCTACACTCTGCCTAAAATGCAGCCACATATAAATCCTTATCCATTCCACAATCCGGGACCACCACCAACGCAC ATGTTTAATGGTATGCCGCCTTCTCCGTTTCCCACTGGTGCCGGCTCGGGCCCGGTGGGGCCGTATAACGCGAGTTTGCCGAGCCACGAATACATGGGTCCTACCAGTATGCCAAACATCTCATTACCCCCACATTTTCACGTGCAATCTGGACCCCATCAACATCCGCCTGGACCTCCACAAGGGTCATCTTTACCGCCGCCTGATCAAAATAATCTCCCTTATCAACCACAAGG ATATCCACCTCAAAGTGGCCCAGCACCCGGACCATATGGTCCGCCTGGGCCTACAGGACCATCTGTAAATCAGCAATCACAATATACTCCTTCAAATGGGCAACACATGATGTAA
- the LOC105200867 gene encoding signal transducing adapter molecule 1 isoform X1, which translates to MGLFPTSSPFDADVEKATNENNVTEEWGKIMDICDKVGTSSQNAKDCLRSIVKRLYCQDPHVVMQAITLLDACASNCGKIFHLEIASRDFENDLRKLINHPQSKIVDKIKALLKKWVEGDFKTDPQLNLIPSLYNKLRSEGHDFSSVSDTPKRSSTLSRDPNVVTNSQEESDIAKAIQLSLQESKVHTQSTSSHSSPASKKSTSLYPSVNSVLGASSTSQEGRKVRALYDFEAAEDNELTFLAGEIINILDDSHPNWWKGSNQRGEGLFPSNFVTADLSVEPEEFTKLEHSNKKLVQFAEEVEVKMVKREPEVVEVEIDEKKMDRLLHLFHEADPQCDTSDPQEMLDLEEQVTAMGPLIDAALEKVDRRHAQLTQLSSDLVDALNLYHTLMREPPTPSGYTLPKMQPHINPYPFHNPGPPPTHMFNGMPPSPFPTGAGSGPVGPYNASLPSHEYMGPTSMPNISLPPHFHVQSGPHQHPPGPPQGSSLPPPDQNNLPYQPQGRYPPQSGPAPGPYGPPGPTGPSVNQQSQYTPSNGQHMM; encoded by the exons ATGGGCCTCTTCCCGACCTCCTCGCCCTTCGACGCTGATGTCG AAAAGGCAACCAACGAGAATAATGTGACGGAAGAATGGGGAAAGATAATGGACATCTGTGACAAAGTAGGTACCTCCAGTCAAAACGCCAAGGACTGTTTGCGTTCTATCGTTAAGAGATTATACTGTCAGGACCCTCATGTGGTCATGCAAGCTATAACA TTGTTGGATGCCTGTGCCAGCAATTGTGGAAAAATTTTCCACTTGGAAATTGCGTCCAGAGATTTTGAAAATGACCTGAGAAAGCTTATTAAtcatccgcagtcaaaaatagtaGATAAAATTAAGGCGCTCTTAAAAAAATGGGTGGAGGGTGATTTTAAGACAGATCCGCAATTGAATCTAATCCCAAGTTTGTATAATAAACTCAGAAGTGAAGGCCATGACTTTTCCTCTGTCTCAGATACG CCAAAACGTTCTAGCACTCTGAGCAGAGATCCTAATGTAGTAACAAATTCACAAGAAGAATCAGATATTGCAAaag ccATACAACTTTCATTGCAAGAAAGTAAAGTTCATACTCAAAGCACTTCGTCGCATAGCTCACCAGCCTCCAAAAAAAGTACTAGTTTATATCCTAGTGTAAATTCGGTACTTGGAGCAAGTAGCACCTCTCAGGAAGGCAGAAAAGTACGTGCTCTGTATGATTTTGAAGCTGCTGAGGATAACGAATTGACATTCTTAGCAGGAGAAATAA ttaatattttggATGATTCTCATCCAAATTGGTGGAAGGGCAGCAATCAAAGAGGCGAAGGACTTTTTCCCTCTAACTTTGTTACTGCTGATTTGTCTGTTGAACCAGAAGAGTTTACAA AATTGGAACATAGTAACAAAAAATTAGTCCAATTTGCGGAAGAAGTAGAAGTAAAAATGGTCAAACGTGAGCCAGAAGTGGTGGAAGTTGAAATAGATGAAAAGAAAATGGATAGATTATTACATCTGTTTCATGAAGCTGATCCACAATGTGATACCTCCGATCCTCAGGAAATGCTTGATTTAGAAG AACAAGTTACGGCGATGGGACCTTTGATTGACGCAGCTTTGGAAAAAGTGGATAGGCGGCATGCACAGCTTACGCAATTAAGTTCTGATTTGGTTGACGCTCTTAATCTGTACCATACCCTGATGAGAGAACCTCCGACACCGTCTGGCTACACTCTGCCTAAAATGCAGCCACATATAAATCCTTATCCATTCCACAATCCGGGACCACCACCAACGCAC ATGTTTAATGGTATGCCGCCTTCTCCGTTTCCCACTGGTGCCGGCTCGGGCCCGGTGGGGCCGTATAACGCGAGTTTGCCGAGCCACGAATACATGGGTCCTACCAGTATGCCAAACATCTCATTACCCCCACATTTTCACGTGCAATCTGGACCCCATCAACATCCGCCTGGACCTCCACAAGGGTCATCTTTACCGCCGCCTGATCAAAATAATCTCCCTTATCAACCACAAGG CAGATATCCACCTCAAAGTGGCCCAGCACCCGGACCATATGGTCCGCCTGGGCCTACAGGACCATCTGTAAATCAGCAATCACAATATACTCCTTCAAATGGGCAACACATGATGTAA
- the LOC105200875 gene encoding mitochondrial cardiolipin hydrolase, translating to MSFFLNRLSEISNMLNSGSKMIKGILVTFVVSEIIWQWHKRRSRKQMIPEGTTSNGHAMQLYNTETEIFEVMFFSNDSKFCRSHLASMKPCAKQNCAILNLKKIINYLDSATATLDICIYFFTFPELAEVIIKAKKRNVVVRMILDESMAANDTSQIMNFYKEGIKPKSKKLDSLVHHKFVIIDNNILITGSINWTRTAFFGNFENVLVTNKSVIVKPFINEFEKIWTMINAVITKYDSRN from the exons atgtCTTTCTTCCTCAAT AGATTGTCAGAGATTTCCAACATGCTTAACTCAGGTTCTAAGATGATAAAAGGAATTCTAGTAACTTTTGTTGTGTCAGAAATAATATGGCAGTGGCATAAGAGACGTTCTCGAAAGCAAATGATTCCTGAAGGGACTACTTCAAATGGCCATGCGATGCAGCTTTATAACACAGAGACAGAAATCTTTGAAGTCATGTTCTTTTCAAATGACTCCAAATTCTGTCGATCACATCTGGCAAGCATGAAACCATGTGCAAAGCAGAATTGTGCAATACTGAACTTAAA gaagattataaattatttggatTCTGCAACTGCTACTTTggacatatgtatatatttctttacgttCCCAGAGTTAGCAGAGGTGATAATAAAAGCCAAAAAGAGAAATGTTGTGGTAAGGATGATATTGGATGAGTCCATGGCAGCTAATGATACAAGTCAAATAATGAACTTTTACAAAGAAG GCATTAAACCAAAATCAAAAAAGTTAGATAGCTTGGTGCATCATAAATTTGTCATTATTGACAATAACATTTTGATAACAGGCAGTATAAACTGGACAAGAACAGCATTTTTTGGAAACTTTGAGAATGTGTTAGTGACTAATAAATCGGTAATAGTTAAACCATTTATAAACGAGTTTGAAAAAATATGGACGATGATTAATGCGgtaattacaaaatatgattctagaaattaa